A section of the Oscarella lobularis chromosome 15, ooOscLobu1.1, whole genome shotgun sequence genome encodes:
- the LOC136195871 gene encoding monocarboxylate transporter 4-like, protein MYDAMHVHMHEVPCISCSSIRATRHIVPSLFISMTAAKVRAFQWPILVCTVAFVAFFLLGGIMYATGVLFSELLKMPCDVDRPMRNDSSEENTPSSSCGGISNVTLRCEYQESANVSQTAADAEQCGGFGESRGRTAWVSSVQLAASRIFGILAAVLIDRFSCRTVAVVGSALAAIGCLTASFAPSLVLFICLYSLVSGVGYALLFTSSIVVVTQHWRPLGYLPIANAFAMSGMGVGAIAFGPISRGFIGSYDWRSYLRFLAASFGGILALTLLYKRPVADPNTTNETQINSNPVQKRKILDVSLLKNPSLVLFMVAIVIMFLGLSAPFVHMVRFALDLCSSQAEADYLVTYFGIGSLVGRIVVGFIGNHRRVEPIYLYLFCIISSSVSVACAPLIGSYGGLAAFAAVYGFFLGGILSFGVVVLGTVVQKKEQVPQALGWYLFSQGPSNVLSAPIAGWIYDGTCSYSISFYLSGTTFALAFGVLCLVAYIQRRKRLNEEKGQPAKTLE, encoded by the exons ATGTATGATGCCATGCACGTGCACATGCACGAAGTTCCATGCATATCATGCTCAAGCATACGAGCGACTCGTCATATAGTTCCGAGTCTTTTCATCAGTATGACCGCCGCAAAAGTGAGAGCGTTCCAATGGCCAATTCTCGTCTGCACTGTCGCATTCGttgccttttttctccttggTGGCATCATGTACGCGACGGGAGTCTTATTCAGCGAACTGCTGAAAATGCCTTGTGACGTCGATCGGCCCATGCGCAACGATAGCAGCGAGGAAAATACGCCGAGTTCATCGTGCGGCGGCATTTCAAATGTAACATTGCGCTGCGAATACCAAGAATCGGCCAACGTGAGCCAAACGGCCGCTGATGCGGAACAATGCGGAGGATTTGGCGAATCTAGAGGCAGAACAG ctTGGGTTTCTTCGGTTCAACTTGCGGCAAGCAGAATCTTCGGCATTTTAGCCGCTGTACTTATCGATCGCTTCAGCTGTCGCACGGTAGCCGTCGTTGGCTCCGCCTTAGCCGCGATTGGCTGCTTAACCGCCTCGTTCGCCCCGTCTCTAGTTCTCTTCATCTGTCTCTACAGCCTCGTCTCGGGCGTCGGTTACGCACTGCTATTCACTAgctccatcgtcgtcgtcacgcagCACTGGAGGCCGCTCGGATATCTGCCAATTGCCAACGCTTTTGCTATGTCCGGAATGGGCGTAGGGGCCATAGCGTTTGGGCCAATATCGCGCGGCTTTATAGGCAGTTACGATTGGCGTAGCTACCTTCGCTTTCTAGCTGCTTCTTTCGGGGGAATTCTAGCTCTGACTCTTCTTTACAAGCGTCCAGTCGCTGACCCCAACACGACTAATGAGACTCAGATTAATAGCAATCCGgtacagaagagaaaaattttggaCGTGTCACTGTTAAAAAATCCGTCTCTTGTGCTCTTCATGGTTGCAATTGTTATAATGTTCCTAGGTCTTTCTGCTCCTTTCGTTCACATG GTTCGATTTGCCCTCGACTTGTGTTCGTCTCAAGCCGAAGCCGATTATCTCGTCACCTATTTCGGTATCGGCTCTCTCGTCGGTCGCATTGTCGTCGGATTTATAGGAAATCATCGTCGAGTCGAACCGATTTATCTCTATCTCTTCTGCATCATTTCTTCCAGTGTCTCGGTTGCGTGCGCACCGTTGATTGGGTCGTACGGAGGACTGGCCGCCTTTGCGGCCGTTTAcggtttttttcttggggGAATACTCTCCTTTGGTGTTGTCGTTCTGGGAACCGTTGTGCAGAAGAAGGAACAGGTTCCACAGGCTCTAGGATGGTATTTGTTTTCGCAAGGACCTTCAAACGTATTATCGGCTCCTATTGCAG GTTGGATATATGATGGGACGTGCTCgtattcaatttctttttactTGAGCGGCACAACGTTTGCACTTGCGTTTGGGGTTTTGTGCCTGGTTGCTTAcattcaaagacgaaaacgtttaAATGAAGAGAAAGGTCAGCCAGCGAAAACTTTAGAATGA
- the LOC136195872 gene encoding putative ankyrin repeat protein RF_0381 — translation MDRKEVGRLLFVAVKRANFDEMKRLLDLKGDVHHDHNGLNVLHQAAKKGHAKIIKTLVKKMKLSVHTKDKYGWTPLHWACWAGHPDCVQALLDCKANPNSLDKIDANCVHGAAINGHANVIRVLAQSSKCDFNVQRKDGWAPIHLTSHNGHVEAVRALVTDAKCKVNLETEGGEGPLHKAVTNGHYKIVEILLAAGAPIDMPDKFGCTALHDAVQWGQKRIVRLLLEADCRVTAKNNKNKHTPLDLAKLEGQTEIAQLLDAGINAKETTPELASKWSDVRKLLFVNEDGKLKFNHSESKWQWKKRMEETCETYRRSSQEKIENVERQSAERVDATVRQCDAKIDEIKQECARRISQLEQRLQEKERDLVETIERRREMKRRAADRAVRRNGTTSAPKFPLTSKYRRVGHVCLPA, via the exons ATGGATCGAAAGGAAGTCGGACGGCTTTTGTTTGTCGCCGTGAAACgagcgaatttcgacgaaatgaaacGATTGCTCGACCTCAAAGGCGACGTTCATCACGACCAC AACGGGCTGAACGTTCTGCATCAAGCGGCGAAGAAGGGCCACGCGAAAATCATCAAAACGCTCGTTAAGAAAATGAAACTAAGCGTCCATACAAAGGATAAA TACGGTTGGACGCCGCTGCACTGGGCCTGCTGGGCGGGACACCCCGATTGCGTGCAAGCGTTGCTCGACTGCAAAGCGAATCCCAACTCTCTAGATAAG ATCGACGCGAATTGCGTTCACGGAGCGGCGATCAACGGCCACGCGAACGTCATTCGCGTCTTGGCCCAATCATCGAAGTGCGATTTCAACGTGCAGAGAAAG GATGGCTGGGCTCCTATACATCTGACGTCGCATAACGGTCACGTTGAAGCCGTGAGAGCGTTAGTTACCGATGCGAAATGCAAAGTCAATCTTGAAACAGAG GGAGGCGAGGGTCCTCTACACAAGGCCGTCACAAACGGTCACTATAAAATCGTCGAGATACTTCTCGCCGCCGGAGCGCCCATCGACATGCCAGacaag TTTGGTTGCACCGCTCTGCATGACGCTGTCCAGTGGGGTCAAAAGCGTATCGTGCGGCTTCTCTTGGAGGCCGATTGTCGTGTGACGGCGAAAAACAAC AAGAACAAACACACTCCACTGGATCTGGCGAAGCTCGAAGGGCAAACGGAAATTGCGCAACTTCTCGACGCCGGAATAAAT GCAAAGGAAACGACTCCCGAGCTCGCAAGCAAGTGGTCGGACGTGCGCAAACTACTCTTCGTCAACGAAGACGGCAAGCTCAAGTTCAACCACTCGGAGAGCAAGTGGCAGTGGAAAAAGCGCATGGAAGAGACGTGCGAAACGTATCGACGTTCGAGtcaggagaaaatcgagaacgtcgaacgCCAATCGGCggagcgcgtcgacgcgaccgtGCGCCAATGCgacgcgaaaatcgacgaaattaAACAGGAGTGCGCGCGTCGCATATCGCAACTCGAGCAACGACTCCAAGAAAAGGAAcgcgatctcgtcgaaacgatcgaacgacgtcgagaaatgaaacgtcgcgccgccgatCGGGCGGTGCGACGAAACGGGACGACAAGCGCGCCGAAATTTCCGCTTACGTCGAAATATCGTCGCGTCGGTCACGTGTGCTTGCCCGCTTAG
- the LOC136195873 gene encoding uncharacterized protein, with protein MRRRGIYLVLALLLLLPAFSLILDAIRLKVRRVQASRGRQKPLRSLPTSRTEIVAFSGVKFTVSVLNRFDYATRPCNNCLRNYFTTPRPPTRNQYKKGVAVYIHHQKAGGTTMRKCLRDLLGSPDRLLTQTGTDIRGSRLLGSVHTDSRLYWQYKLTRAQRVTYSFIEGPNTMGMCDDVTEKAWPCSYFIVLRDPVARIVSSYFYCKREPGDMLCASPQLDARNASLREWAVHQRSFLLVQLAFNVRYCNRSRVDQWAKEPCWFRQRALMERDAFRFNEFARFIVDDLSNRFAVIGLLEHFAESLEMMTEVYGIDLVACAKKRENAAIADSDVTETRSALINELKRDPIVRENLKYDQALYDRAREIFFQQRDARELARARQIQ; from the coding sequence ATGCGAAGAAGAGGGATCTACCTCGTTCTAGCTCTCCTTCTACTCCTACCAGCGTTCTCGCTCATTCTCGATGCTATTCGACTAAAGGTACGTCGGGTGCAAGCGTCGAGAGGTAGACAAAAGCCTTTGCGTTCCCTTCCCACGTCTCGAacggaaatcgtcgccttttcggGCGTCAAGTTCACCGTATCCGTACTAAATCGCTTCGACTACGCAACCCGACCGTGCAATAACTGCCTACGAAACTATTTCACCACACCGAGGCCCCCAACTAGGAACCAATATAAAAAAGGCGTGGCAGTATATATCCACCATCAAAAAGCGGGCGGAACGACAATGCGCAAATGCCTACGCGATCTACTCGGCTCCCCCGATCGACTTCTGACTCAAACCGGCACGGATATACGGGGCAGTCGCCTATTAGGAAGCGTCCACACAGATAGCAGACTTTATTGGCAGTACAAATTAACTCGAGCACAACGCGTGACGTATTCATTCATAGAAGGCCCAAATACGATGGGCAtgtgcgatgacgtcaccgagaAGGCGTGGCCTTGTTCGTACTTTATCGTGCTTCGCGATCCCGTAgcgcgaatcgtttcgagtTATTTCTACTGTAAACGCGAGCCGGGCGATATGCTTTGCGCCAGTCCGCAACTCGACGCGCGCAACGCGTCGCTTCGCGAGTGGGCCGTTCACCAGCGAAGCTTCCTATTGGTTCAGCTGGCGTTTAACGTGCGGTATTGTAATCGGTCACGTGTCGATCAATGGGCCAAGGAGCCGTGTTGGTTTCGACAGCGAGCGCTCATGGAacgcgacgcgtttcgcttcAACGAGTTCGCTAGATTTATCGTTGATGATCtgtcgaatcgtttcgcggTTATTGGCTTGCTCGAACATTTCGCCGAGTCGCTCGAAATGATGACCGAAGTATACGGGATCGATCTCGTAGCGTGCGCAAAAAAGCGGGAAAACGCGGCGATAGCCGACTCAGACGTGACAGAAACGCGCTCCGCATTGATAAACGAACTAAAGCGCGATCCCATCGTACGAGAAAACCTCAAATACGACCAAGCGTTATACGATAGAGCCcgcgaaatattttttcagcAGAGAGACGCGAGAGAactagcgcgcgctagacaAATCCAAtga
- the LOC136196303 gene encoding uncharacterized protein, with protein MRKAYLILGVFFGALGIEYHKYGNVYFSDNILPLVESARACLNWHDHQLQTVNATFSGWPWDPSKEETHLVLIIDSKTDIDAVNIIIKGDFVLPSGYDQNFTLDVPFCPSEDSCFISANESFTKNVMWPKESFLEYANLVTSADLTLQATSVQGKDVFCIQLSTNATEIKALIGT; from the exons ATGAGGAAAGCGTATCTTATTTTGGGTGTGTTCTTCGGCGCGTTGGGTATCGAATACCACAAGTACGGGAATGTGTATTTCTCGGATAATATATTGCCTCTTGTTGAATCTGCTCGTGCCTGTCTAAACTGGCATG ATCATCAGTTACAGACAGTAAACGCAACCTTTAGTGGATGGCCATGGGATCCGTCCAAAGAGGAAACCCATCTCGTTTTGATAATTGACTCGA AAACAGATATCGATGCGGTGAACATAATCATTAAAGGTGACTTTGTCCTACCAAGTGGATACGACCAAAATTTTACTTTGGATGTGCCCTTCTGCCCAAGCGAAGATTCTTGTTTCATTTCGGCAAACG AATCATTTACGAAAAATGTTATGTGGCCAAAAGAATCGTTTCTTGAGTACGCCAATCTTGTG ACTAGCGCCGACCTGACGCTCCAAGCGACGTCAGTTCAAGGCAAAGACGTTTTCTGCATTCAGTTGTCTACAAACGCTACGGAGATCAAGGCTCTCATCGGAACATGA